From a single Corynebacterium kroppenstedtii DSM 44385 genomic region:
- a CDS encoding MFS transporter produces MTTITAPPREDRKAQSLLEAWPALLGLCLTMLVEMLDNSILNIALPVIGRDLGSTSTGLQWIVSAYSLTFGAFLMVGGTLGDRLGRRRTLLWGLALFGLAGLCVMFCHTTGQLIAIRALSGAFAAGIAPLTMSLVFRLFDDDALRGKAIGVIITVSMAGFAIGPVLSGLAVENWDWHWLLMLNAPTALIAWLGVYFGLAHDDTQAKKSGPIDFAGAIFSGLAVSLLLYALTNGAELGWGAPRTLMSLGGSVLALVAFIWREHTAKDPMLDLSFFRIPTLTGSAILQVATQLAMAAVMFASAELYQYAWGWRPWVAGVANLPFVIGMLAAGPVVDKMVEKYGQRFTCAVGTAFVLVSLVVWWVGVGTNYAWCATGMLLMTIGMRTVMTTAAVGLIGSLPEEHTSIGAALNDTAQELGNSIGVAVIGTVMAIVVGVDLPHGAWSDAVVDTFVHSQRIAFTIIAGLLTVTAAIGLRTLSNSHDTEGL; encoded by the coding sequence ATGACAACCATCACGGCTCCTCCTCGCGAGGACAGAAAAGCTCAATCGCTACTCGAAGCGTGGCCGGCTCTCCTCGGCCTCTGCCTCACGATGCTCGTCGAAATGCTCGACAACTCAATCCTGAACATCGCCCTCCCCGTCATCGGCCGCGACCTCGGCTCCACCTCCACCGGTCTGCAATGGATCGTCAGCGCCTATTCACTCACCTTCGGCGCGTTCCTCATGGTCGGCGGCACCCTGGGAGACAGACTCGGCCGTCGTCGAACTTTATTGTGGGGCCTGGCCCTCTTCGGTCTCGCGGGATTATGTGTGATGTTCTGCCACACCACAGGCCAGCTCATCGCCATCCGTGCATTATCGGGTGCCTTCGCCGCCGGCATTGCGCCACTGACCATGTCTCTAGTTTTTAGATTGTTTGATGACGACGCCCTGCGCGGAAAAGCCATCGGCGTGATCATCACCGTATCGATGGCGGGCTTCGCTATCGGACCCGTGCTGTCAGGTTTGGCCGTCGAAAACTGGGACTGGCATTGGCTGCTGATGCTCAATGCTCCGACAGCGTTAATCGCCTGGTTAGGCGTCTACTTTGGACTAGCCCACGACGACACACAAGCGAAAAAGAGTGGCCCGATCGACTTCGCCGGCGCCATCTTCTCCGGGTTAGCCGTCAGCCTGTTGCTCTATGCGTTGACGAACGGTGCAGAACTCGGGTGGGGTGCTCCGCGAACCCTAATGTCCCTTGGCGGATCCGTTCTCGCGCTCGTCGCCTTCATCTGGCGGGAACACACAGCTAAAGACCCGATGCTGGACCTGTCATTCTTCCGGATCCCTACCCTGACCGGCTCGGCTATCCTGCAGGTCGCAACTCAGCTGGCCATGGCGGCGGTCATGTTCGCGTCGGCCGAACTGTACCAATACGCCTGGGGATGGCGGCCGTGGGTTGCGGGCGTAGCAAACCTGCCGTTCGTCATTGGCATGCTGGCCGCTGGGCCCGTCGTCGACAAGATGGTTGAAAAGTATGGACAGCGTTTTACCTGTGCCGTTGGTACCGCATTCGTCCTGGTCAGCCTGGTTGTGTGGTGGGTCGGCGTCGGCACGAACTACGCCTGGTGCGCGACCGGAATGCTGCTCATGACCATCGGTATGCGGACCGTGATGACCACGGCTGCTGTGGGATTGATTGGTTCGCTGCCCGAAGAGCACACCTCGATCGGCGCGGCACTGAACGACACCGCGCAGGAGCTCGGCAACTCGATCGGTGTTGCGGTTATCGGTACTGTCATGGCGATCGTGGTTGGTGTGGACCTTCCGCATGGTGCATGGAGCGACGCCGTCGTTGACACATTCGTTCACTCGCAGCGCATCGCCTTCACGATTATTGCTGGGTTGCTCACGGTTACCGCAGCTATCGGACTACGGACGCTCAGCAATTCACATGACACCGAAGGGCTGTAG
- a CDS encoding YdhK family protein produces the protein MRSLRRRSRIASLLTVGAVSSALVLSGCTVDEDSDQSSEDTTSATTTASQQSSSSETSTSESSQPSDSQDNDAHQGMDHSMDGGAAPEGITVDAHPTYPVGSTVTLTADHMKGMKGAKATIAGAFSTYTYEVDYTPTDGGKPVKNHKWVVQQEIKDAGTERIPDGTEVTIEADHMKGMKGAKGKIVSSTDQTVYMVNYEADGMKVTNHKWVVEDEIKPANN, from the coding sequence ATGCGTTCATTACGCCGCCGAAGCCGTATTGCCTCACTACTCACCGTGGGCGCTGTCAGCAGTGCACTCGTTCTCAGCGGATGCACGGTCGATGAGGATTCTGACCAGTCATCCGAGGACACAACCTCAGCAACCACCACTGCGTCTCAGCAGTCGTCATCATCCGAAACGAGCACGTCAGAGTCGTCTCAACCGAGCGATTCTCAGGACAACGACGCTCACCAAGGGATGGATCATTCCATGGACGGCGGTGCCGCACCGGAAGGCATCACGGTTGATGCTCACCCTACCTACCCCGTCGGTAGCACTGTCACGTTGACCGCTGACCATATGAAGGGCATGAAGGGCGCGAAGGCCACGATCGCGGGAGCGTTCTCCACGTACACGTATGAAGTGGATTACACCCCGACCGATGGCGGCAAGCCGGTGAAAAACCACAAGTGGGTCGTTCAGCAAGAAATAAAAGATGCTGGCACCGAAAGAATTCCTGATGGCACCGAAGTCACTATCGAAGCAGACCATATGAAAGGAATGAAGGGCGCCAAAGGAAAGATTGTGTCCTCTACTGACCAAACTGTGTACATGGTGAATTATGAAGCCGACGGCATGAAAGTCACCAACCACAAGTGGGTCGTCGAGGACGAGATCAAGCCCGCTAACAACTAA
- a CDS encoding LLM class flavin-dependent oxidoreductase, translating to MKKFGSLSFGHYSGRATDGNGYTARNALQEAVELAKAADELGVNGSYLRVHHYLPQHASPIPLLSAMAAVTKNLEVGTGVIDMRYENPLYLAEEAAALDLLSNGRVALGVSRGSPEAADRGWESFGYTGSTDPRGSDIAHQHFDTFLRAVRGEPMATAAEDQYPAMYRPGAGLPVMPQSPGLDRRIWWGAGRRETAEWAAEQGVNLMSSTLLTEATGEAFADLQAQQLQHYHDAWKRAGHDWTPRVSVSRTIFPIIDGYDRKLYLGGQSKDGIGVIDGVNATFGKTYAAEPDKLVEQLRNDAAVIDADTLMLTTPSQLGVEANKKILKSFALYVAPELGWEPANQD from the coding sequence ATGAAGAAATTTGGGTCTTTGAGTTTCGGCCACTATTCGGGACGTGCGACCGATGGCAACGGATACACGGCTCGCAATGCTTTGCAAGAAGCCGTCGAATTAGCGAAAGCCGCCGATGAGTTAGGCGTTAATGGTTCATATCTTCGTGTGCATCACTATCTTCCGCAGCACGCGAGCCCCATTCCGTTATTGTCCGCCATGGCAGCGGTGACGAAGAATCTCGAAGTGGGCACTGGCGTCATCGATATGCGCTACGAAAACCCGCTTTACCTGGCAGAAGAGGCCGCTGCCCTCGATTTACTCAGTAATGGCCGCGTTGCCCTCGGTGTGTCGCGGGGATCACCCGAAGCTGCTGACCGCGGTTGGGAGTCCTTTGGGTACACCGGCTCAACAGATCCTCGCGGCTCCGATATTGCCCACCAGCATTTCGACACCTTCCTCCGTGCAGTGCGCGGGGAACCCATGGCCACCGCCGCGGAGGATCAGTATCCTGCGATGTACCGGCCGGGCGCTGGTCTGCCGGTTATGCCTCAGTCGCCCGGTTTGGATCGCCGCATCTGGTGGGGTGCTGGCCGTCGTGAAACCGCAGAGTGGGCTGCTGAACAGGGCGTTAATCTGATGAGTTCCACGCTCCTCACTGAGGCCACCGGCGAAGCCTTCGCGGACCTCCAGGCGCAACAATTGCAGCACTACCACGACGCGTGGAAACGGGCGGGCCACGATTGGACCCCGCGGGTGTCGGTAAGCAGGACTATTTTCCCGATTATCGACGGCTACGACCGCAAACTCTACTTAGGGGGCCAATCCAAAGACGGTATTGGCGTGATCGATGGTGTTAATGCAACCTTTGGAAAGACCTACGCAGCCGAGCCGGACAAACTCGTCGAGCAATTGCGTAATGACGCAGCCGTGATCGATGCGGATACGCTCATGCTGACTACTCCGAGCCAGCTCGGCGTCGAAGCGAATAAGAAAATTCTTAAGTCCTTCGCTTTGTATGTCGCGCCTGAGCTCGGCTGGGAACCAGCTAATCAGGATTAA
- a CDS encoding choline/carnitine O-acyltransferase — MTAPEPKTLPLPSLEQTVAALVSAARAVAPADVVDTTRTAGSAFLQHSGPEVQAKLEKFAATEREAGRSWFSAEWLRSYLSTRTSLLHSTNVSFQINSGFLPSTPGVGRAAEFIYRAATIHLDQARGTTPQETDARGNPTTMDQWQCFDGGIRHPQPDFDTIHRSELGDRDREIGVFWAGRLFAVPVTNHDGALRDIDSLAESITAIIHPDADKPALREQTAVDLGFAVPSAVGSETLAPILEQALKQPHNQHTYRRLTNFLFTVTLTDEARDDADHLRRSAFEPGHSWAYKPISYEISLADSWLSLNVEHSTVDGATLVTAVRRMHDVTVPASVSASPEPVAPPEELTWKWSGEDISTLKEAAEGVSQDLTDIATHIVTVPHPPADQLPFRISADAAQQLILTIAQLKTYGRARGVYEAVDMREYRAGRTECLRAVTPQAVEFASLLLGGEATRQDLDDVLGAHRAWVKACKRGAGVDRHLLGLRFTAAAMEEAGKELTGTGFLTDPGVAATTYDFLSTTSIGGADYFVRYAFVPSVPEGFGISYTPQPESFEYCVTWHPSRADQPDDFLRALPQASDLLWSFVTSLHE, encoded by the coding sequence ATGACCGCACCGGAACCGAAAACCCTTCCCCTGCCTTCACTTGAACAGACTGTCGCAGCGCTCGTGTCCGCTGCTCGTGCCGTCGCACCCGCGGACGTCGTGGACACCACGCGCACCGCGGGTTCAGCTTTCTTGCAGCATTCGGGGCCAGAAGTCCAAGCCAAACTTGAAAAATTCGCGGCCACAGAGCGAGAGGCGGGCCGGAGTTGGTTTTCAGCGGAATGGTTGCGCAGCTACCTCTCCACGCGCACCTCATTGCTTCACAGTACGAATGTGTCGTTCCAGATCAACTCGGGATTTTTGCCCTCTACCCCGGGCGTCGGCCGGGCAGCGGAGTTCATCTACCGCGCCGCAACCATTCACCTCGACCAAGCCCGAGGCACCACTCCTCAGGAAACCGATGCCCGCGGAAACCCCACCACGATGGACCAATGGCAGTGTTTTGATGGCGGAATACGCCACCCACAGCCCGACTTCGACACAATTCATCGCTCCGAATTGGGTGACCGCGATCGAGAAATAGGCGTGTTCTGGGCAGGGCGACTCTTCGCCGTGCCCGTAACCAATCATGACGGAGCGCTCCGTGATATCGACTCCCTCGCAGAGTCGATCACCGCAATTATTCACCCCGACGCAGACAAACCTGCATTACGTGAGCAAACCGCTGTTGACCTCGGTTTTGCCGTACCGTCAGCCGTCGGTAGCGAGACTCTTGCCCCGATCCTGGAGCAAGCACTCAAGCAACCCCACAACCAACACACCTACCGACGCCTGACGAATTTCCTCTTCACCGTGACCCTGACCGACGAGGCACGTGACGACGCAGACCATCTCCGCCGCTCCGCATTCGAGCCGGGACACAGTTGGGCATACAAACCGATCAGCTATGAGATAAGCCTGGCCGACTCCTGGTTGAGCCTAAACGTGGAACATTCCACTGTGGACGGCGCGACGCTGGTCACAGCGGTACGGCGGATGCATGATGTCACTGTTCCCGCGTCCGTGTCTGCTTCCCCGGAACCGGTCGCGCCACCGGAAGAGTTGACCTGGAAATGGTCGGGTGAGGACATCTCTACTCTTAAAGAAGCTGCGGAAGGCGTGTCCCAGGATCTCACCGACATAGCCACGCATATCGTGACAGTCCCCCACCCACCTGCCGATCAGCTTCCCTTCCGAATTAGTGCCGACGCCGCGCAACAACTCATTTTGACGATCGCGCAACTCAAGACCTACGGCCGGGCGCGAGGAGTGTACGAAGCCGTTGACATGCGTGAATACCGCGCCGGGCGTACTGAGTGTTTGCGCGCGGTCACTCCACAAGCTGTGGAATTCGCGTCGCTTTTGCTTGGTGGAGAGGCAACGCGCCAGGATCTTGACGATGTCCTCGGCGCCCATCGAGCGTGGGTCAAGGCGTGCAAGCGTGGGGCCGGCGTCGATCGCCACCTTTTGGGTCTCCGGTTTACGGCCGCCGCTATGGAAGAAGCAGGCAAAGAGCTCACCGGGACAGGGTTTCTAACCGACCCGGGTGTTGCTGCAACGACATATGATTTCCTTTCCACCACGTCGATTGGTGGGGCCGATTATTTCGTGCGCTATGCCTTTGTTCCCAGTGTGCCGGAGGGTTTTGGGATCAGCTATACACCCCAGCCCGAGTCCTTCGAGTATTGCGTGACATGGCATCCTTCACGCGCTGATCAGCCTGATGATTTCCTTCGCGCGCTTCCACAGGCATCGGATCTGTTGTGGTCTTTTGTCACGTCGCTCCATGAATAA
- a CDS encoding aldo/keto reductase yields MTNSIPTLTLNNGVELPSLGFGVFQSSPEDTAQAVETALRTGYRHIDTAAIYGNEREVGEGLRNSGVSRDEVFLETKVWINDFGYDKTRHAFDKSAGKLGVDTIDLLILHQSLPSHFDLTLDAYRGLESLLKEGRVRAIGVSNFLPEHLDKLVEETEVVPAVNQVEIHPYFRNTETLEADAKHGVLSQAWSPIGGITFYPGWGEDRTSTLDNPTLKEIGAKYGKTAAQVMLRWHIDEGRSAIPKSVHESRIKENFDVFDFSLTKDELATIDALDTGHRTGPAPTDITIEEYGADIPEA; encoded by the coding sequence ATGACGAATTCCATCCCTACCCTAACTTTGAACAATGGTGTTGAACTCCCATCCCTGGGTTTCGGCGTTTTCCAATCCAGCCCGGAAGACACCGCACAAGCTGTAGAAACCGCGTTACGAACCGGATATCGCCATATCGACACGGCGGCCATCTATGGCAACGAACGCGAAGTTGGTGAAGGCCTCCGAAACTCCGGTGTTTCCCGCGACGAGGTCTTCCTAGAAACCAAGGTGTGGATTAACGACTTCGGCTATGACAAAACCCGCCACGCTTTCGACAAATCCGCGGGGAAATTGGGTGTTGACACAATTGACCTGTTGATTTTGCATCAATCACTGCCTTCCCACTTTGACCTCACGCTCGATGCATATCGTGGATTGGAATCCCTGTTGAAAGAGGGACGTGTGCGGGCCATCGGCGTCAGCAATTTCCTGCCCGAGCATCTCGACAAACTTGTCGAAGAGACGGAGGTAGTTCCCGCGGTTAATCAGGTGGAAATTCATCCTTATTTCCGAAACACGGAGACACTCGAGGCGGACGCCAAACATGGTGTTCTCTCACAGGCATGGTCACCGATTGGTGGAATTACGTTCTACCCGGGATGGGGAGAAGACCGGACCAGTACTCTTGATAACCCCACTCTCAAAGAAATTGGGGCGAAGTACGGTAAAACTGCGGCACAAGTTATGTTGCGGTGGCATATTGATGAGGGTCGTTCTGCAATTCCAAAGTCAGTGCATGAGTCTCGTATCAAGGAGAATTTCGACGTATTCGATTTCTCGTTAACGAAAGATGAACTGGCCACCATCGATGCGTTGGATACCGGACACCGTACTGGCCCGGCACCCACTGACATCACGATCGAAGAATATGGTGCAGATATTCCCGAAGCATAG
- a CDS encoding patatin-like phospholipase family protein, producing MTSSAEDPSTTPWGTSDSPLDCPDVAIVFEGGGMRNSYTVGAVQALIDHKVNPGWVGGISAGTTHVVNFLIKNRTRAKASFVDFVEDPRFGGWKTFAKGKGYFNTEFIYTESVMPGEIAEMDFDAFMKSSPEFAIGALRADTGDMTWWRRDDVQTLEQLSAYTRASSTIPFFMPVTHVDGHDYYDGAMGPTGGFAYDAAIEDGYSKFLFILTRPKSFRREPMSQARLIRSYFRKQPAVAEAILQRAEHYNRSKEKIAQWEKEGRAMVFYPDQMPVHNKERNVEKLQKSYEMGVDQVVREWPRWEEFLRG from the coding sequence ATGACGTCATCTGCTGAAGATCCCTCGACCACCCCGTGGGGAACGTCCGATTCTCCCCTGGACTGCCCAGATGTTGCCATTGTTTTCGAAGGTGGCGGAATGCGGAATAGTTACACCGTTGGTGCAGTTCAGGCGCTCATTGACCACAAGGTTAACCCGGGGTGGGTCGGCGGAATATCAGCAGGAACAACGCATGTTGTCAATTTCCTCATTAAGAATCGGACGAGAGCTAAAGCATCTTTTGTGGATTTTGTTGAGGACCCACGATTCGGAGGATGGAAAACTTTCGCTAAAGGCAAAGGATATTTCAATACTGAATTTATCTACACCGAATCCGTTATGCCTGGCGAAATAGCCGAGATGGATTTCGACGCCTTTATGAAAAGTTCTCCCGAATTCGCTATCGGCGCACTACGTGCCGATACCGGGGATATGACATGGTGGCGACGCGACGACGTTCAGACGCTGGAACAGTTATCTGCCTACACCCGCGCATCCTCAACAATTCCGTTCTTTATGCCGGTGACCCATGTTGACGGGCATGACTATTACGACGGCGCAATGGGACCGACGGGCGGATTTGCCTATGATGCTGCCATCGAGGACGGTTATTCTAAATTCCTCTTCATCCTTACTCGTCCGAAGTCTTTTCGACGGGAACCCATGTCACAGGCCCGTCTGATTCGGAGTTACTTCCGCAAACAACCTGCTGTTGCAGAAGCTATTCTTCAGCGCGCAGAACATTACAACCGCTCCAAAGAAAAAATAGCGCAATGGGAAAAAGAAGGACGGGCAATGGTGTTCTATCCCGACCAGATGCCTGTCCACAACAAAGAGCGGAACGTGGAGAAATTGCAGAAGTCCTATGAAATGGGCGTTGACCAGGTAGTACGCGAATGGCCACGGTGGGAGGAATTCTTACGCGGGTAG
- a CDS encoding TetR/AcrR family transcriptional regulator — MAQSKLRKDAAHNRELLLEAGRDLFAQRGLRVTLNDVAHHAGVGVGTAYRRFPNKEALLEAIVERQVDELEEILHDALEEDDPWAGIVTYLERSLVLQTHDRAMAQLLSGRHMSPESFDRERDRLAPLINSLADRARRAGVIRHDIVGTDLVMIQIAVVSVALTCTDREGVSRRDDVAEVYRRYLWIMLDGLKPARDGVSPLPVDPLTTEQAHALLGSNGVPSKLGKDFS, encoded by the coding sequence ATGGCTCAATCCAAATTGCGAAAAGATGCTGCTCACAATCGGGAATTGCTCCTCGAAGCGGGGCGAGACTTATTCGCTCAGCGGGGCTTGCGCGTCACTCTTAATGATGTTGCTCATCATGCCGGGGTAGGGGTTGGAACTGCTTATCGCCGTTTTCCAAATAAGGAAGCGCTGTTGGAGGCGATCGTCGAACGACAAGTAGACGAATTGGAAGAGATTCTTCACGATGCACTCGAAGAAGACGACCCATGGGCCGGCATTGTTACATATTTAGAGAGGTCGTTGGTCCTCCAGACGCACGACCGCGCCATGGCACAGTTGCTTTCTGGACGCCATATGTCACCCGAGAGCTTCGACCGCGAACGGGATCGGCTTGCTCCGCTGATTAATTCCCTCGCTGACCGTGCTCGCCGGGCAGGGGTGATCCGACATGACATTGTCGGAACGGATCTTGTCATGATTCAGATAGCCGTCGTATCAGTGGCGTTGACCTGCACAGATCGAGAAGGTGTGAGTAGACGTGATGATGTTGCAGAGGTGTATCGACGGTATCTGTGGATTATGCTTGACGGACTCAAACCCGCACGTGATGGTGTTTCGCCCTTGCCCGTCGATCCTTTAACCACGGAGCAAGCCCACGCCCTCTTGGGCTCAAACGGTGTACCGTCGAAACTCGGGAAGGATTTTTCCTGA
- a CDS encoding aldo/keto reductase — protein sequence MSVIEEKYTLASGVEVPKLGLGTWFIDDDKAAQAVRDAVKIGYRNIDTAQAYGNERGVGEGIRTADIPREDLFVSTKLAAEIKNYEEAVKAIDGSLETMGLDYVDLMLIHSPQPWDDFRGGDYSEGNRQAWRALEEAYQAGKIRAIGVSNFLESDLNNILDSCSVKPLVNQLLVHVGNTPHELLSFCASNDILVEAYSPIAHGEMLKNKDVAEIAEKYGVSIPQLCIRYTLQLGTVSLPKTANPDHMQSNADVDFVISDEEMDALKKLDAQDYGESSQFPVYSGK from the coding sequence ATGAGCGTCATAGAAGAGAAATATACGTTGGCCAGTGGGGTTGAGGTCCCGAAACTAGGGCTTGGTACCTGGTTTATTGACGACGACAAAGCGGCGCAAGCTGTTCGCGACGCCGTGAAGATTGGTTACCGCAACATTGACACTGCTCAAGCGTATGGCAATGAGCGTGGCGTCGGTGAAGGAATACGGACGGCGGATATTCCGCGAGAAGATTTATTTGTCTCAACGAAGCTAGCTGCTGAAATTAAAAATTATGAAGAAGCAGTTAAGGCTATCGATGGGTCCCTGGAGACCATGGGTTTGGATTATGTGGATCTGATGCTCATTCATTCGCCACAACCGTGGGATGATTTCCGTGGTGGCGACTACTCCGAGGGGAACCGCCAAGCATGGCGTGCTTTGGAGGAAGCGTATCAAGCTGGGAAAATTCGTGCTATCGGCGTTTCGAACTTCTTGGAGTCGGACCTCAATAACATCTTAGATTCTTGTTCGGTCAAGCCATTAGTTAATCAGCTGCTTGTGCATGTGGGAAATACACCCCATGAACTGCTGTCTTTCTGCGCATCTAACGACATACTTGTTGAAGCCTATTCGCCAATTGCTCACGGCGAAATGCTGAAGAATAAAGACGTTGCCGAGATAGCGGAGAAATATGGCGTAAGTATTCCGCAACTGTGCATTCGTTACACCCTGCAATTGGGAACGGTATCGCTGCCAAAGACAGCCAATCCGGATCATATGCAGAGCAATGCAGACGTTGATTTCGTTATATCGGATGAAGAAATGGATGCACTGAAGAAACTAGATGCCCAAGATTATGGCGAGAGCAGCCAATTCCCCGTGTACTCCGGGAAGTAA
- a CDS encoding TetR/AcrR family transcriptional regulator gives MPSSEKTTDRKRSPGKKLPPSVQRPSARRSARRAVLSEESIIRVAIALLDRDGADKLTLRKIASELDAGVASLYWYASGKDQLLAMVSDELIRRAIAKSEELEQHGLLAPDAFSEVSFAEPHPSTSDVAAEALAQIRRLLLCLFEQMIEHRWLALQLMNNGPDQWYALRFWELIGRQIQRLGLHKREELFATNAVVNYASGIGAEASSHTGHKNLDPAEAEEDMHAQINEWEQLDPVEFPFVHDIVEEFTEHDDIAEYSYGLELLLGGLERQTWK, from the coding sequence ATGCCCAGCAGCGAAAAGACAACCGATCGGAAGCGTTCACCAGGTAAAAAGCTGCCTCCCTCGGTGCAACGACCATCGGCACGCCGATCGGCCCGCCGCGCGGTGCTGTCAGAGGAATCCATCATTCGCGTGGCAATTGCGCTTCTGGACCGTGATGGCGCGGACAAACTGACCTTGCGCAAGATTGCGTCCGAACTCGACGCCGGTGTGGCGAGTTTGTACTGGTACGCCAGCGGAAAAGATCAACTTCTCGCCATGGTGTCGGATGAACTCATCCGCAGAGCGATCGCAAAGAGTGAAGAACTTGAGCAGCACGGACTACTGGCGCCAGACGCTTTCTCTGAAGTGTCCTTTGCTGAACCTCATCCCTCGACGAGTGACGTAGCGGCTGAGGCCTTGGCTCAGATTCGACGCTTATTATTGTGCCTTTTTGAACAAATGATTGAGCACCGTTGGCTCGCCCTTCAATTAATGAATAATGGCCCCGACCAGTGGTATGCGCTCCGGTTTTGGGAACTGATTGGCCGACAAATTCAACGGCTTGGTTTACATAAACGCGAAGAATTATTCGCCACCAACGCCGTCGTCAATTATGCATCGGGAATTGGTGCGGAAGCATCGAGCCACACAGGGCATAAAAACTTGGATCCAGCTGAAGCTGAAGAAGATATGCATGCTCAAATTAACGAGTGGGAACAATTAGACCCAGTGGAGTTTCCGTTTGTTCACGATATTGTGGAGGAATTTACCGAGCATGATGATATTGCCGAATATTCCTACGGCTTAGAGTTGCTCCTCGGCGGACTGGAAAGGCAAACCTGGAAATAA
- the gdhA gene encoding NADP-specific glutamate dehydrogenase produces the protein MDVDKTVDEYYQQILKRNPGEPEFHQAAQEILSSLKYVLRKDDHYADEGLIQRLAEPERQIIFRVPWIDDQGNVQVNRGFRVQFNSVLGPYKGGLRLHPSVNLGIIKFLGFEQIFKNSLTGLPIGGGKGGSDFDPKGKSEHEVMRFCQSFMLELQRHIGEDIDVPAGDIGVGGREIGYLFGQYRRITGRHESGVLTGKGLTWGGSLVRTEATGYGVVYFMQEMMASNKERLHGAKVIVSGSGNVAIYAIEKAQELGATVVAFSDSSGYVSTPEGVDVELLKDVKEVRRGRVSDYANETDKATFHEKGNIWEVKADVALPCATQNELGEEDAKMLADNGCKYVAEGANMPCTPEAIDVFNTRHTLFAPGKAANAGGVATSALEMQQNASRDSWSFNYTDQRLRDTMHNIFRACNDTANEYEVPGDYVVGANIAGFKKVADAMLAQGVI, from the coding sequence ATGGACGTCGACAAAACAGTTGATGAGTATTACCAGCAGATTCTCAAGCGGAACCCGGGCGAGCCTGAATTTCATCAAGCCGCTCAGGAGATCCTCAGCAGTCTGAAGTACGTCCTCCGAAAAGACGATCACTACGCAGATGAAGGCCTTATCCAACGTCTCGCTGAACCTGAACGTCAAATTATCTTCCGTGTTCCGTGGATTGATGACCAAGGGAATGTCCAGGTCAACCGCGGTTTCCGTGTTCAGTTTAATTCCGTCCTCGGGCCATATAAGGGCGGTCTCCGCCTCCACCCCTCTGTGAACCTGGGCATTATCAAGTTCCTTGGCTTTGAACAGATCTTCAAAAATTCCTTGACCGGCCTACCCATCGGTGGCGGTAAAGGCGGTTCGGACTTTGATCCGAAAGGTAAGTCCGAACATGAAGTGATGAGATTCTGCCAGTCGTTCATGCTGGAGCTCCAACGCCATATCGGCGAGGACATCGACGTTCCCGCAGGTGACATCGGCGTCGGTGGGCGCGAAATCGGCTACCTTTTCGGTCAGTATCGACGCATCACGGGCCGTCATGAGTCCGGAGTTCTCACTGGTAAAGGCCTCACCTGGGGTGGATCTCTCGTCCGCACGGAAGCCACAGGGTACGGCGTCGTCTACTTCATGCAGGAAATGATGGCGTCGAACAAAGAGCGGCTCCATGGCGCCAAAGTCATCGTCTCTGGCTCGGGGAACGTAGCTATTTACGCCATTGAAAAGGCACAAGAGCTTGGTGCCACGGTGGTCGCGTTTTCCGATTCGTCGGGGTATGTCTCTACTCCCGAAGGGGTGGACGTCGAGCTTCTCAAAGATGTCAAAGAAGTGCGTCGCGGCCGTGTGTCGGACTATGCCAACGAAACCGACAAGGCGACGTTCCACGAAAAGGGCAACATTTGGGAAGTTAAGGCCGACGTCGCGCTCCCGTGTGCCACGCAGAACGAGTTGGGTGAGGAAGACGCCAAGATGCTCGCGGACAATGGCTGCAAGTATGTGGCTGAGGGCGCGAATATGCCTTGCACGCCGGAAGCGATCGACGTCTTCAATACCCGCCACACACTTTTTGCCCCTGGCAAAGCGGCTAACGCCGGTGGTGTGGCGACCTCCGCGCTGGAGATGCAGCAGAACGCGTCGCGTGATTCATGGTCGTTCAACTACACCGATCAGCGTTTGCGTGACACGATGCATAACATCTTCAGGGCCTGCAATGACACCGCCAATGAGTATGAAGTCCCTGGTGACTACGTTGTCGGTGCAAATATTGCCGGTTTCAAGAAGGTTGCGGATGCCATGCTCGCGCAGGGTGTGATTTAG